One window of the Cryptomeria japonica chromosome 7, Sugi_1.0, whole genome shotgun sequence genome contains the following:
- the LOC131856486 gene encoding uncharacterized protein LOC131856486, whose protein sequence is MGSRTTRAGSSTENERLDQILDLLNQQSARMNGLKQKVRRVKEVRHEAPRVEEQPDNQARIEGEMAKDLKRIDPPKFDGKTIGDGPEAWVIEMEKYFGLCNMSNKTKVVWAAYQLSGEAATWWDSEKFERKLQPRDITWELFLQSFRKRWLPQLIFDKKMIEFQNLTQGGMSVTQYWEKFTNLLKYVPQYQMDE, encoded by the coding sequence ATGGGCTCAAGGACCACAAGGGCTGGGTCTAGTACTGAAAATGAAAGACTAGACCAAATCCTTGATTTACTAAACCAACAGAGTGCCAGAATGAATGGACTGAAGCAGAAGGTTCGAAGGGTCAAAGAAGTTCGACATGAAGCTCCAAGGGTTGAAGAACAACCCGACAACCAAGCAAGGATTGAAGGAGAGATGGCTAAGGACTTGAAAAGAATAGACccaccaaagtttgatggaaaaactATTGGTGATGGTCCAGAGGCATGGGTGatagaaatggaaaagtattttggtcTTTGCAACATGTCCAACAAAACCAAGGTAGTTTGGGCTGCTTACCAGCTTTCTGGCgaagctgctacttggtgggatAGTGAAAAGTTTGAAAGGAAGTTGCAACCTAGAGATATCACTTGGGAATTATTCTTACAATCCtttaggaagaggtggcttcctcaATTAATCTTCGATAAGAAGATGATTGAATTTCAGAACCTAACACAAGGTGGCATGTCGGTAACTCAATACTGGGAGAAGTTTACCAACCTTCTTAAGTATGTTCCACAATATCAGATGGATGAGTGA